The following coding sequences are from one Microtus pennsylvanicus isolate mMicPen1 chromosome 1, mMicPen1.hap1, whole genome shotgun sequence window:
- the LOC142838956 gene encoding olfactory receptor 4C15-like, translated as MQNQSFVTEFIILGLSQNPKVEKILFVVFLLVYLATVGGNMIIVVTIIYSPALLGCPMYFFLAFLSFLDACVSSTVTPKMIVDFLCEKKTISFECCMTQLFSVHFFSGAEMIVLAAMAYDRYVAICKPLHYSSILTRRLCSILVAISWAGGFLHSIVQITFTLQLPLCGPNVIDHYMCDLFPLLKLACTDTHIFVLLVFANSGAICIIIFSLLIVSYGVILFSLRAHSSEGRRKALSTCGAHVTVVVLFLVPCILIYARNTSAFSFEKNTLIFVNVLTPLLNPMVYTFRNKEMINAIRKMWKRLKVIFVKF; from the coding sequence ATGCAAAACCAGAGTTTTGTCACTGAGTTCATAATCTTGGGACTTTCTCAGAACCCAAAAGTTGAAAAAATACtgtttgttgtatttttgttGGTTTACCTTGCAACTGTTGGGGGCAACATGATAATTGTGGTGACCATCATTTACAGCCCTGCACTACTGGGATGTCCTATGTACTTCTTCTTggcatttctgtccttcctggatGCCTGTGTTTCTTCTACTGTTACACCTAAGATGATTGTAGACTTTTTATGTGAAAAGAAAACTATCTCTTTTGAATGTTGCATGACACAATTATTTTCAGTCCATTTCTTCTCTGGGGCAGAAATGATTGTGCTGGcagccatggcctatgaccgctatgtggccatttgCAAGCCCTTACACTACTCTTCTATCCTTACCCGGAGACTTTGTAGTATTTTGGTGGCAATATCATGGGCAGGGGGCTTCTTGCATTCTATCGTACAAATTACATTCACATTGCAGCTGCCTTTATGCGGACCCAATGTCATTGATCATTACATGTGTGACTTGTTTCCATTGCTGAAGCTTGCCTGCACTGACACAcatatatttgttcttttggtgtttgCCAACAGTGGGGCTATCTGCATCATAATTTTCTCCTTATTAATTGTCTCCTATGGCGTCATCTTGTTCTCTCTGAGAGCCCACAGTTCTGAAGGTCGACGTAAAGCCCTTTCCACTTGTGGAGCCCATGTTActgttgtggttttgtttcttgttccaTGCATATTAATATATGCTCGGAATACATCTGCATTCTCTTTTGAGAAAAACACACTTATATTTGTCAATGTCCTAACACCATTGCTAAATCCTATGGTTTACACGTTTAGGAATAAGGAAATGATAAATGCCATCAGAAAAATGTGGAAGAGATTGAAAGTGatatttgttaaattttaa